The Sesamum indicum cultivar Zhongzhi No. 13 linkage group LG2, S_indicum_v1.0, whole genome shotgun sequence genome contains a region encoding:
- the LOC105156098 gene encoding ATP-dependent Clp protease proteolytic subunit 2, mitochondrial: MMRSLLSRNLWRKIAASKSSTTLGNRIACVGGGVGCGSGGGGWYVLIPMVIEHSSRGERAYDIFSRLLKERIICINGPISDDTAHVVVAQLLFLESENPSKPIHMYLNSPGGAVTAGLAIYDTMQYIRSPINTICLGQAASMASLLLAAGAKGERRSLPNATIMIHQPSGGYSGQAKDISIHTKQIIRVWDSLNALYCKHTGQPLDIIQKNMDRDYFMTAEEAKEFGIIDEVINERPLALVTDVVADESKDKESS; this comes from the exons ATGATGCGGAGCCTGTTATCTCGGAACCTATGGCGTAAAATCGCCGCCAGCAAATCCTCAACTACATTAGGTAATCGGATAGCTTGTGTTGGTGGTGGTGTGGGTTGTGGCAGTGGCGGGGGGGGGTGGTACGTGCTGATACCGATGGTGATTGAGCACTCGTCGAGAGGGGAGCGCGCCTACGACATATTCTCGCGGCTGCTGAAGGAGCGGATCATTTGCATCAATGGCCCCATCTCCGACGATACCGCTCACGTCGTCGTTGCGCAGCTGCTCTTCCTCGAGTCGGAAAACCCCTCCAAGCCCATTCACATGTACCTCAATTCCCCTGGTGGTGCTGTAACTGCTG GTCTTGCTATCTATGATACAATGCAGTATATCCGTTCACCAATCAACACCATATGTCTAGGTCAAGCTGCATCGATGGCTTCTCTCCTCTTGGCTGCTGGTGCAAAGGGTGAGAGGAGGTCCCTCCCAAATGCTACAATTATGATTCATCAGCCTTCTGGTGGATATAGTGGGCAGGCTAAGGATATAAGTATCCACACCAAGCAGATTATTCGTGTTTGGGACTCACTGAATGCACTTTACTGTAAGCACACTGGACAGCCTCTTGACATAATTCAGAAGAATATGGATCGTGATTATTTCATGACAGCTGAAGAGGCAAAGGAGTTTGGGATTATAGATGAGGTCATAAATGAGAGACCATTAGCTCTCGTGACCGATGTTGTAGCTGATGAGAGCAAAGATAAAGAATCAAGTTAG